One genomic region from Actinocatenispora thailandica encodes:
- a CDS encoding ROK family transcriptional regulator encodes MTSRTRPDDGGQPVTRALPEAVTQTRSGTNLPRVGGYNQAVVLDAIREAAGISRVELAAMTGLTTQTVSNIVRRLLAAGLIAETGRAPSSGGKRRTLLTIRTDAYFSVGVHLDPDAMVTAVVDLAGGTVHRHRRRLASAGDPTRLVGVVSRAVDRAVEQAGVPRGRILGLGVAVPGPLDTRHGLVVEPPNLAGWHQVALRDALHTATGLSTVVDNDATAAAVGERWAGGAERAGSFLFLYLGTGIGAGVVHWDRVLRGDSGNAGEIGHLIVVPDGRPCRCGARGCLEAHCSPAAMVADLVERCGRRAANRIGLSLQPDRIRADYDLLCRAAGASDPAAAETVRVAAERVGQAALSAVNLLDVSRVVLGGNAPPGFAEPVRAEIDRQVNGQSIARRVRTVAIEDSLVGPDAGAVGAASLVLHGTYAPGWRLLLGTDGH; translated from the coding sequence ATGACTTCCCGGACTCGACCTGACGACGGCGGCCAACCGGTGACCCGGGCGCTACCGGAAGCAGTCACGCAGACGCGCAGCGGCACCAACCTGCCCCGGGTCGGTGGCTACAACCAGGCGGTCGTGCTGGACGCGATCCGGGAAGCCGCCGGGATCAGCCGGGTGGAGCTGGCCGCCATGACCGGCCTGACCACCCAGACCGTCTCCAACATCGTCCGGCGGCTGCTCGCGGCCGGGCTGATCGCCGAGACCGGTCGCGCCCCGTCCAGCGGCGGCAAGCGCCGCACCCTGCTGACCATCCGTACCGACGCGTACTTCTCGGTCGGGGTGCACCTCGACCCGGACGCGATGGTCACCGCAGTGGTCGACCTGGCCGGCGGCACCGTGCACCGGCACCGGCGCCGCCTCGCGTCCGCCGGCGACCCGACCCGGCTGGTGGGAGTCGTGTCCCGGGCCGTCGACCGCGCCGTCGAGCAGGCCGGCGTACCCCGCGGGCGCATCCTCGGGCTGGGCGTCGCCGTGCCCGGACCGCTGGACACCCGGCACGGGCTGGTGGTCGAGCCGCCGAACCTGGCCGGCTGGCACCAGGTCGCGCTGCGCGACGCGCTGCACACCGCGACCGGACTGTCCACTGTGGTGGACAACGACGCCACCGCCGCCGCGGTCGGCGAACGGTGGGCCGGCGGGGCGGAGCGCGCCGGCAGCTTCCTGTTCCTCTACCTCGGTACCGGCATCGGCGCCGGCGTCGTGCACTGGGACCGGGTGCTGCGCGGCGACTCCGGCAACGCCGGCGAGATCGGCCACCTCATCGTGGTGCCGGACGGGCGGCCCTGCCGGTGCGGCGCCCGGGGCTGCCTGGAGGCGCACTGCTCGCCGGCCGCGATGGTGGCCGATCTGGTCGAGCGGTGCGGTCGCCGCGCCGCGAACCGGATCGGGCTGTCGCTGCAGCCGGACCGGATCCGGGCCGACTACGACCTGCTGTGCCGCGCCGCCGGTGCCAGCGACCCGGCCGCCGCCGAGACCGTACGGGTGGCCGCCGAGCGGGTCGGCCAGGCGGCGCTGAGCGCGGTCAACCTGCTCGACGTGTCCCGGGTGGTGCTCGGCGGCAACGCCCCACCCGGCTTCGCCGAGCCGGTCCGCGCCGAGATCGACCGGCAGGTCAACGGCCAGTCGATCGCCCGCCGGGTGCGTACGGTGGCCATCGAGGACAGCCTGGTCGGGCCGGACGCCGGCGCGGTCGGCGCCGCCTCGCTGGTGCTGCACGGCACGTACGCGCCGGGCTGGCGACTGCTGCTCGGTACCGACGGCCACTGA
- the treZ gene encoding malto-oligosyltrehalose trehalohydrolase, which translates to MTAFEVWAPAVSRVRVRLCPPAEQPTGAAGELSAAADEVHELAGGPDGWWRLELAELPAGTRYGFLLDDDENALPDPRSVRQPDGVHELSATYDQDAFGWTDEGWTGRPLPGSVLYELHVGTFTPGGTFDAAIDRLDHLVDLGVDLVEVLPVNAFNGPRNWGYDGVLWYAVHEPYGGPDGLKRLVDACHARGLGVVLDVVYNHLGPSGNYLPRFGPYLKAGRNTWGELVNLDGPDSDEVRRYIVDNALMWLRDYHLDGLRLDAVHALADDRALHLLEELASEVDALSSRVNRPLSLIAESDRNDPRLITPRVAGGYGLAASWDDDVHHCVHALLTGERQGYYADFGSVEGVAKVLTGAYFHDGSWSSFRRRHHGRPVDRRSTPGHRFVVFLQDHDQIGNRATGDRISATLSDSLCRVGALLMLTSPFTPMLFMGEEWAAGSPWQFFTSHPEPELAANVAAGRRAEFAAHGWPPGEVPDPQDPETFAASVLRWEELAEPAHAAMFRFYRRLIALRRSIPELSDPRLSEVRVDTGADWLTVHRGPYRIAVNLADRRRTVALHGIPVDVPLATTPGFVYARHEIQLPAGSGAIVRCLV; encoded by the coding sequence GTGACGGCGTTCGAGGTGTGGGCACCGGCCGTGTCCCGGGTGCGGGTGCGGCTCTGCCCACCCGCCGAGCAGCCGACCGGCGCGGCCGGCGAGCTGTCGGCGGCGGCCGACGAGGTGCACGAGCTGGCCGGTGGGCCGGACGGCTGGTGGCGGCTGGAGCTGGCCGAGCTGCCGGCCGGCACCCGCTACGGGTTCCTGCTCGACGACGACGAGAACGCGCTGCCCGATCCGCGCTCGGTCCGGCAGCCGGACGGCGTGCACGAGCTGTCCGCGACCTACGACCAGGACGCGTTCGGCTGGACCGACGAGGGGTGGACCGGTCGGCCGCTGCCCGGCAGCGTGCTGTACGAGCTGCACGTCGGTACGTTCACCCCGGGCGGCACCTTCGATGCCGCGATCGACCGGCTGGATCACCTGGTGGATCTCGGCGTCGACCTGGTGGAGGTGCTGCCGGTCAACGCGTTCAACGGGCCGCGCAACTGGGGTTACGACGGCGTGCTGTGGTACGCGGTGCACGAGCCGTACGGCGGGCCCGACGGGCTGAAGCGGCTGGTCGACGCCTGCCACGCGCGCGGCCTCGGCGTCGTGCTCGACGTGGTGTACAACCACCTCGGGCCGTCCGGCAACTACCTGCCCCGCTTCGGGCCCTACCTGAAGGCCGGCCGCAACACCTGGGGTGAGCTGGTCAACCTGGACGGCCCGGACTCCGACGAGGTGCGCCGCTACATCGTGGACAACGCGCTGATGTGGTTGCGCGACTACCATCTCGACGGGCTGCGGCTCGACGCGGTGCACGCGCTGGCCGACGACCGCGCGCTGCATCTGCTGGAGGAGCTGGCATCCGAGGTCGACGCGCTGTCGTCCCGGGTGAACCGGCCGCTGTCGCTGATCGCCGAGTCCGACCGCAACGACCCGCGGCTGATCACGCCGCGGGTGGCCGGCGGGTACGGGCTGGCCGCGTCCTGGGACGACGACGTGCACCACTGTGTGCACGCGCTGCTGACCGGGGAACGGCAGGGCTACTACGCCGACTTCGGCTCGGTCGAGGGCGTGGCCAAGGTGCTGACCGGGGCGTACTTCCACGACGGCAGCTGGTCCAGCTTCCGGCGCCGGCACCACGGCCGGCCGGTGGACCGGCGCTCGACCCCGGGGCACCGGTTCGTGGTCTTCCTGCAGGACCACGACCAGATCGGCAACCGGGCCACCGGCGACCGGATCTCGGCGACGCTGTCCGACAGCCTTTGCCGGGTCGGTGCGCTGCTGATGCTGACCTCCCCGTTCACGCCGATGCTGTTCATGGGCGAGGAGTGGGCCGCCGGCTCGCCGTGGCAGTTCTTCACCAGCCACCCGGAGCCGGAACTCGCCGCGAACGTCGCCGCCGGGCGGCGCGCCGAGTTCGCCGCGCACGGCTGGCCACCCGGCGAGGTGCCCGATCCGCAGGACCCGGAGACGTTCGCCGCGTCCGTGCTGCGCTGGGAGGAGCTGGCCGAGCCGGCGCACGCGGCGATGTTCCGCTTCTACCGCAGGCTGATCGCGCTGCGTCGGTCGATCCCGGAGCTGTCCGACCCGCGCCTTTCGGAGGTACGGGTGGACACCGGCGCCGACTGGCTGACCGTCCACCGCGGACCGTACCGGATCGCGGTGAACCTCGCCGATCGGCGGCGAACCGTTGCACTGCACGGTATCCCGGTGGACGTGCCGCTCGCCACCACGCCCGGCTTCGTCTACGCCCGGCACGAGATCCAGCTCCCGGCGGGATCCGGCGCCATCGTGCGCTGCCTGGTGTGA
- a CDS encoding ROK family protein, which translates to MTVPEVYAGVDIGGTTTQVALCGADLTILSRAELATPAARGGAAMVAAAVDAVRMLLSRTPARLVGVGVGAAGVVDTRTGEVVAASDSFVDWAGFPVADTIATDLAVPAFLDNDVNAFLRGEATGGAVTGEPDVLGMTLGTGVGGALWLDGRLYEGPHGAAGEIGHVPGFGDLPCSCGGHGHLETLASGRSIGARYADRTGRVVTAREVARAAADGDADARAVFDAAGAGIARAVLIAAGVFDVTTVVVGGGVSAAWSLLEPPIRSALAAEPPVSGQPVRLVRAGLGSDAVVVGAASRVRTELAGTRREAPVR; encoded by the coding sequence GTGACGGTCCCCGAGGTGTACGCCGGGGTGGACATCGGCGGCACCACGACCCAGGTTGCCCTGTGCGGTGCGGATCTGACGATCCTGTCCCGGGCCGAGCTCGCCACCCCGGCGGCCCGTGGCGGTGCCGCGATGGTCGCCGCGGCGGTCGACGCGGTACGGATGCTGCTGTCCCGCACCCCGGCACGGCTGGTCGGGGTCGGCGTCGGCGCGGCCGGCGTGGTCGACACCCGTACCGGCGAGGTCGTCGCGGCGAGTGACTCGTTCGTCGACTGGGCCGGGTTCCCGGTCGCGGACACGATCGCGACCGACCTCGCGGTACCGGCGTTCCTGGACAACGATGTCAACGCGTTCCTGCGCGGCGAGGCCACCGGCGGCGCCGTCACCGGTGAGCCGGACGTGCTGGGCATGACGCTCGGCACCGGCGTCGGCGGCGCGCTCTGGCTGGACGGCCGGCTGTACGAGGGGCCGCACGGCGCCGCCGGCGAGATCGGCCACGTGCCCGGGTTCGGCGACCTGCCGTGCTCCTGCGGCGGTCACGGGCACCTGGAGACGCTGGCGTCCGGGCGGTCGATCGGCGCCCGCTACGCCGACCGGACCGGTCGGGTGGTCACCGCCCGCGAGGTCGCCCGGGCGGCGGCGGACGGTGACGCCGACGCGCGTGCGGTGTTCGACGCGGCCGGTGCCGGGATCGCCCGGGCGGTGCTGATCGCCGCCGGCGTGTTCGACGTGACCACGGTGGTCGTCGGTGGCGGGGTGAGCGCCGCGTGGTCGCTGCTGGAGCCGCCGATCCGGTCCGCGCTCGCCGCCGAACCGCCGGTCAGCGGCCAGCCGGTACGGCTGGTCCGGGCCGGGCTGGGCAGCGATGCGGTGGTCGTCGGCGCCGCCTCCCGGGTACGTACCGAGCTGGCCGGCACCCGGCGGGAGGCGCCCGTGCGCTGA
- a CDS encoding dipeptide ABC transporter ATP-binding protein → MTGSILDVADLGVTFRTETGEVPAVRGVSLTVAPGETLALVGESGSGKSTVALAAMGLLPGNARVTGRAAIGGTDIVGAGPGAGAAVDLSTLRGRTASMVFQEPATALDPLTRVGAQIVEVIRNHRSVSRSAARQEAVELLRRVGIPDPAQRATAYPFQLSGGQRQRVVIAMAIANNPSLLIADEPTTALDVTVQAEILDLLRDLAADTGTGVLLVTHNMGVVADFADRVAVMLSGEIVETGPVEQVLLRPEHEYTQRLLAAVPRLAVAEQGETAGTPPAASTEPAAEGSAGESVVQLRDVSVVFGRGGRAVRALDRVSIEVRAGETVGLVGESGSGKSTAARVALGLIAPSAGTVSLFGADLRRTRGRSRRRLRAGIGVVLQDPVASLDARMSVAECVAEPLRVHRSMSGRQRRSRVEEVLDRVRLPRALADRAPRELSGGQRQRVSLARALVLDPRLLVADEPTSALDVSVQQSVLEVIAELQAELGFACLFVSHDLAVVQRFAARVVVLRAGRIEEQGSTGRTLLHPETDYTRRLLAAVPVPDPAVQRRRRAARQAVAGAGA, encoded by the coding sequence ATGACGGGATCCATTCTGGACGTGGCCGATCTCGGCGTCACGTTCCGCACCGAGACCGGCGAGGTCCCGGCGGTACGGGGGGTCTCGCTCACCGTGGCGCCGGGGGAGACGCTGGCGCTGGTCGGCGAGTCCGGTTCGGGCAAGTCGACGGTGGCGCTGGCCGCGATGGGGCTGCTGCCCGGCAACGCCCGGGTGACCGGCCGCGCCGCGATCGGCGGTACCGACATCGTCGGCGCCGGGCCCGGTGCCGGCGCCGCGGTGGATCTCAGCACGCTGCGCGGTCGTACCGCGTCGATGGTGTTCCAGGAGCCGGCGACGGCGCTGGACCCGCTGACCCGGGTCGGCGCGCAGATCGTCGAGGTGATCCGCAACCACCGGTCGGTGTCGCGGTCGGCCGCCCGGCAGGAGGCGGTCGAGCTGCTGCGCCGGGTCGGCATTCCGGATCCGGCGCAGCGGGCCACGGCCTACCCGTTCCAGCTGTCCGGCGGGCAGCGGCAGCGGGTGGTGATCGCGATGGCGATCGCCAACAACCCGAGCCTGCTGATCGCCGACGAACCGACCACCGCGCTGGATGTCACGGTGCAGGCCGAGATCCTCGACCTGTTGCGCGACCTCGCCGCCGACACCGGGACCGGCGTGCTGCTGGTGACGCACAACATGGGCGTGGTGGCCGACTTCGCCGACCGGGTGGCGGTGATGCTGTCCGGCGAGATCGTCGAGACCGGCCCGGTGGAGCAGGTGCTGCTGCGCCCCGAGCACGAGTACACCCAGCGGCTGCTCGCCGCGGTGCCGCGGCTGGCGGTCGCGGAGCAGGGTGAGACCGCCGGTACGCCACCGGCTGCCAGCACCGAACCGGCCGCGGAGGGGTCGGCCGGCGAATCGGTGGTGCAGCTGCGTGACGTGTCGGTGGTGTTCGGTCGCGGTGGCCGCGCGGTGCGCGCCCTGGACCGGGTGTCGATCGAGGTACGGGCGGGGGAGACGGTCGGCCTGGTGGGGGAGTCCGGCTCCGGCAAGTCGACCGCGGCCCGGGTCGCGCTCGGGCTGATCGCGCCGTCCGCCGGGACCGTCTCGCTGTTCGGCGCCGATTTGCGCCGCACCCGCGGCCGGTCCCGCCGGCGCCTGCGCGCCGGCATCGGCGTGGTGCTCCAGGACCCGGTGGCGTCGCTGGATGCCCGGATGAGCGTGGCGGAGTGCGTCGCCGAGCCGCTGCGGGTGCACCGCTCGATGTCGGGTCGGCAGCGCCGCTCCCGCGTCGAGGAGGTCCTCGACCGGGTCCGGCTGCCGCGCGCGCTGGCGGACCGGGCGCCGCGGGAGCTGTCCGGCGGGCAGCGCCAGCGGGTCTCCCTGGCCCGTGCGCTGGTGCTGGATCCGCGGCTGCTGGTGGCCGATGAACCGACCAGCGCGCTGGACGTCAGCGTGCAGCAGTCGGTGCTGGAGGTGATCGCCGAGCTGCAGGCCGAACTGGGCTTCGCCTGCCTGTTCGTGTCGCACGATCTGGCCGTGGTGCAGCGGTTCGCGGCCCGGGTGGTGGTGTTGCGTGCCGGCCGGATCGAGGAGCAGGGCAGCACCGGCCGCACCCTGCTGCACCCGGAGACCGACTACACCAGGCGGTTGCTCGCCGCGGTGCCAGTACCCGATCCGGCCGTGCAGCGTCGGCGCCGCGCCGCGCGGCAGGCGGTCGCCGGGGCGGGCGCGTGA
- a CDS encoding ABC transporter permease produces the protein MTAIAEQLPVAEGVTGLRLVVRRFLRNKLAVVGLAVVVLFVLFCFVGPYLYHTDQTHTALDAVNQPPSGRHPLGTDAVGHDELGRLMYGGGVSLLVGLAAGALATIIGMLWGAVAGYAGGWVDAAMMRVVDAGIAIPALFVLLVISAIVSPGIWGMVAILGLVSWLVPSRLIRAETLTLKNRDYVLTLRAIGGTHTRAISRHILPNSVSTIVVAATFQVADAIMLVAYVSYLGLGVRPPETDWGGMLSAGLTAVYSGRWWLIVPPGLAVILVVCAFNAIGDGLRDAFDVRGRS, from the coding sequence ATGACCGCGATCGCGGAGCAGTTGCCGGTGGCCGAGGGTGTCACCGGGCTGCGGCTGGTGGTCCGGCGGTTCCTGCGCAACAAGCTCGCCGTGGTCGGCCTGGCCGTCGTGGTGCTGTTCGTGCTGTTCTGCTTCGTCGGGCCGTACCTGTACCACACCGACCAGACGCACACCGCGCTGGACGCGGTGAACCAGCCGCCCAGCGGCCGGCACCCGCTCGGTACCGACGCGGTCGGGCACGACGAGCTCGGCCGCCTGATGTACGGCGGGGGAGTCTCGCTGCTCGTCGGGCTCGCCGCCGGCGCGCTCGCCACCATCATCGGGATGCTGTGGGGCGCGGTCGCCGGGTACGCCGGCGGTTGGGTCGACGCGGCGATGATGCGCGTGGTGGACGCCGGCATCGCCATCCCGGCGCTGTTCGTCCTGCTGGTCATCTCGGCGATCGTCAGCCCCGGCATCTGGGGCATGGTGGCGATCCTCGGCCTGGTGTCCTGGCTGGTGCCGTCCCGGCTGATCCGGGCCGAGACGCTGACGCTGAAGAACCGGGACTACGTGCTGACGCTGCGGGCCATCGGCGGCACGCACACCCGGGCGATCTCCCGGCACATCCTGCCGAACTCGGTGTCCACGATCGTGGTCGCCGCGACCTTCCAGGTCGCCGACGCCATCATGCTCGTGGCGTACGTGTCGTACCTGGGGCTCGGTGTCCGGCCACCGGAGACCGACTGGGGCGGGATGCTGTCGGCCGGGCTGACCGCCGTCTACTCCGGGCGGTGGTGGCTGATCGTGCCGCCCGGCCTCGCCGTGATCCTGGTCGTCTGCGCGTTCAACGCGATCGGCGACGGCCTGCGGGACGCCTTCGACGTACGGGGACGCTCATGA
- a CDS encoding ABC transporter permease — MATLWYLVRRVAQAVLVIFLVTIVVFGLLHALPGGPARGILGAQATAQQIATFNHEQGLDKPLVAQYFYYLRTLLHGDLGTSYTLNEPVSTLIVQRLPKTLVLTVLSAIVGLLLAIPLGMWQAVRRNKPFDYAITTLSFVAYATPVYFFGLILVLVFSQALRWFPSQAPQGDTLGQVLANPAGLVLPVVAGAASMVAVFSRYMRSATLENLAEDYVRTAKAGGARQRAILWRHVFRNSLTPVVAMLGYYVPVLFGGALVVEQLFNYPGMGLLFWSAAQSSDYPVLLGCVLVISVATVVGTLLADIVQRVVDPRVVAGKS, encoded by the coding sequence ATGGCCACCCTGTGGTACCTGGTTCGGCGCGTGGCGCAGGCCGTGCTGGTGATCTTCCTGGTCACCATCGTGGTCTTCGGCCTGCTCCACGCGCTGCCGGGCGGGCCCGCCCGCGGCATCCTCGGCGCGCAGGCCACCGCCCAGCAGATCGCGACGTTCAACCACGAGCAGGGGTTGGACAAGCCCCTCGTCGCGCAGTACTTCTACTACCTGCGCACGCTGCTGCACGGTGACCTCGGCACCTCGTACACGCTGAACGAACCGGTGTCGACGCTGATCGTGCAGCGGTTGCCGAAGACGCTGGTGCTGACGGTGCTGTCGGCCATCGTCGGGCTGCTGCTCGCGATCCCGCTCGGCATGTGGCAGGCGGTGCGGCGCAACAAGCCGTTCGACTACGCGATCACCACGCTCAGCTTCGTCGCCTACGCGACCCCGGTGTACTTCTTCGGGCTGATCCTGGTGCTGGTGTTCAGCCAGGCGCTGCGCTGGTTCCCGTCCCAGGCACCACAGGGCGACACCCTCGGCCAGGTGCTGGCGAACCCGGCCGGGCTGGTACTTCCGGTCGTCGCCGGCGCCGCCTCGATGGTCGCCGTGTTCAGCCGGTACATGCGCTCGGCGACGCTGGAGAACCTCGCCGAGGACTACGTGCGTACCGCGAAGGCCGGCGGCGCCCGGCAGCGCGCGATCCTGTGGCGGCACGTGTTCCGCAACTCGCTCACCCCGGTCGTCGCGATGCTCGGCTACTACGTACCGGTGCTGTTCGGTGGGGCGCTGGTGGTCGAGCAGCTGTTCAACTATCCGGGCATGGGGCTGCTGTTCTGGAGCGCCGCCCAGTCGTCGGACTATCCGGTACTGCTGGGCTGCGTGCTGGTCATCTCGGTCGCCACCGTGGTCGGCACCCTGCTCGCCGACATCGTGCAGCGTGTCGTCGACCCCCGAGTCGTGGCGGGAAAGTCATGA
- a CDS encoding ROK family transcriptional regulator, whose product MSEKSARVGSPPLVARVLELVAAGRATSRTELAALLGAAPSTISTAVGQLVDRGLIAEHGTQSSTGGRPRKVLRLGSTDEFAVAADVGGRHARVGVVLPGGTLADATTVPFAVGEGPEVALPLLADTLESLAETRGRDRLRGVGLSLPGPVDVSTGTVTLPSRMPGWNQFPVTEWLEDRFGLPAVSENDANSMALGEHAIRPPEQRQSITVKIGSAIGTGIIVDGRLYRGAAGVAGEITHVRIDAAGDKPCGCGNTGCLETVASGATLVRELRAVRPEIRTLEDVVRLANEADPEATGAVRRAGKYLGMVLAANVNFFNPDAVYLGGILSTLDPLVAAVRSQLYEGCHPLATTHLVIERVSLGADAGLVGAGQLALQHALEATLASMATAAPAAPTRPSRRR is encoded by the coding sequence ATGAGCGAAAAAAGTGCACGAGTCGGATCGCCGCCGCTCGTGGCGCGGGTACTGGAGCTGGTGGCCGCCGGGCGCGCGACCTCCCGCACCGAACTCGCCGCGCTGCTCGGCGCCGCACCGTCGACCATCTCCACCGCCGTCGGCCAGCTCGTCGACCGCGGGCTGATCGCCGAACACGGCACCCAGTCGTCGACCGGCGGCCGGCCGCGCAAGGTGCTGCGGCTGGGCAGTACCGACGAGTTCGCGGTGGCCGCCGACGTCGGCGGCCGGCACGCCCGGGTCGGGGTGGTGCTGCCCGGCGGCACCCTCGCCGACGCCACGACGGTGCCGTTCGCGGTCGGCGAGGGGCCCGAGGTCGCGTTGCCGCTGCTGGCCGACACGCTGGAGTCGCTGGCCGAGACGCGGGGCCGGGACCGGCTGCGCGGTGTCGGGCTGTCGCTGCCCGGCCCGGTCGACGTGTCCACCGGTACGGTCACGCTGCCGTCCCGGATGCCCGGCTGGAACCAGTTCCCGGTCACCGAGTGGCTGGAGGACCGGTTCGGGCTGCCGGCGGTGAGCGAGAACGACGCGAACAGCATGGCGCTCGGCGAGCACGCCATCCGGCCCCCGGAGCAGCGGCAGTCGATCACGGTGAAGATCGGCTCGGCGATCGGCACCGGCATCATCGTGGACGGCCGGCTGTACCGGGGCGCCGCCGGGGTGGCCGGCGAGATCACCCACGTGCGCATCGACGCCGCCGGCGACAAGCCGTGCGGCTGCGGCAACACCGGCTGCCTGGAGACCGTCGCGTCCGGCGCCACCCTGGTCCGGGAGCTGCGCGCCGTCCGGCCCGAGATCCGGACGCTGGAGGACGTGGTGCGGCTGGCCAACGAGGCCGACCCGGAGGCCACCGGCGCGGTCCGCCGCGCCGGCAAGTACCTGGGCATGGTGCTCGCCGCCAACGTCAACTTCTTCAACCCGGACGCGGTGTACCTCGGCGGCATACTGTCCACACTGGACCCGCTGGTCGCCGCCGTGCGCAGCCAGCTCTACGAGGGCTGCCACCCGCTCGCCACCACCCACCTGGTCATCGAACGGGTCAGCCTCGGCGCCGACGCCGGCCTGGTCGGCGCCGGCCAGCTCGCCCTGCAACACGCGCTGGAGGCCACCCTGGCCAGCATGGCCACCGCTGCACCGGCCGCACCGACCCGACCGTCCCGGCGCCGTTGA
- a CDS encoding M81 family metallopeptidase, giving the protein MSRTPISHPVIAIAGLGIESSTFSPARTEAPAFHPQRGAEVLTRYPFLAEGAPLRAAADWRGALVGKSLPGGMATAAAFAELSEDLLARLAAMPHLDGLWYDIHGAMTVEGIDDAEALLLHRIREVVGPDVLVSTSMDLHGNVSRELAHQSDLITCYRMAPHEDHMQTKERAARNLLELLRTGADRPVKAWVPVPVLLAGEQTSTRIEPARSVYAAVDEVEATDGVTDAAIWVGYAWADEPRNRAAVVVTGPDQTAVAAGAQRLARGFWDARRDFDFVAPTGTYAECLDAALASPARPYFISDTGDNPTAGGAGDVTWGLTELLARPEFGDGGPTVIYASVPGPAAVATAVAAGVGATVTVTAGAEVDDRHAGPLTMTGVVHAIRHGDRDAETEVVLRVGSVYAILTALRKPYHHEHDFTDLSLAPRDAAIVIVKIGYLEPELYAMAADWKMALTPGGVDQDLVRLGHQRIRRPMFPFDPEMADPDLTARIIPASNEPLSGADE; this is encoded by the coding sequence ATGTCCCGCACCCCGATCAGCCATCCCGTCATCGCCATCGCCGGGCTCGGGATCGAGTCGTCGACGTTCTCGCCGGCCCGTACCGAGGCTCCGGCGTTCCACCCGCAGCGCGGCGCCGAGGTCCTCACCCGGTACCCGTTCCTCGCCGAGGGGGCGCCGCTGCGCGCGGCGGCCGACTGGCGCGGGGCGCTGGTCGGCAAGTCGCTGCCCGGCGGGATGGCGACGGCGGCGGCGTTCGCCGAGCTGTCCGAGGACCTGCTCGCCCGGCTGGCGGCGATGCCACACCTGGACGGCCTCTGGTACGACATCCACGGGGCGATGACGGTGGAAGGCATCGACGACGCGGAGGCGTTGCTGCTGCACCGGATCCGCGAGGTGGTCGGGCCGGACGTGCTGGTGTCGACCTCGATGGACCTGCACGGCAACGTGTCCCGCGAGCTGGCACACCAGAGTGATCTGATCACCTGCTACCGGATGGCGCCGCACGAGGACCACATGCAGACCAAGGAGCGCGCCGCCCGCAACCTGCTGGAGCTGCTGCGCACCGGCGCCGACCGGCCGGTCAAGGCGTGGGTGCCGGTGCCGGTGCTGCTGGCCGGCGAGCAGACCTCCACTCGGATCGAGCCGGCCCGCAGCGTGTACGCCGCGGTCGACGAGGTGGAGGCCACCGACGGGGTGACCGACGCGGCGATCTGGGTCGGGTACGCCTGGGCCGACGAACCGCGCAACCGCGCCGCCGTGGTGGTCACCGGCCCGGACCAGACCGCCGTCGCGGCGGGCGCGCAGCGGCTGGCCCGCGGTTTCTGGGACGCCCGGCGCGACTTCGACTTCGTGGCACCCACCGGCACCTACGCCGAGTGCCTGGACGCGGCGCTCGCCAGCCCGGCCCGGCCGTACTTCATCAGCGACACCGGGGACAACCCGACCGCCGGTGGGGCCGGCGACGTCACCTGGGGGCTGACCGAGCTGCTGGCCCGGCCCGAGTTCGGCGACGGCGGGCCGACCGTCATCTACGCCTCGGTCCCCGGCCCGGCCGCGGTCGCCACCGCGGTCGCGGCCGGGGTCGGCGCCACCGTCACGGTGACCGCGGGCGCCGAGGTGGACGACCGGCATGCCGGCCCGCTGACGATGACCGGGGTGGTGCACGCGATCCGGCACGGCGACCGGGACGCGGAGACCGAGGTGGTGCTGCGGGTGGGCAGCGTGTACGCGATCCTCACCGCGCTGCGCAAGCCGTACCACCACGAGCACGACTTCACCGACCTGTCGCTGGCGCCGCGGGACGCGGCGATCGTCATCGTGAAGATCGGGTACCTGGAGCCGGAGCTGTACGCGATGGCCGCCGACTGGAAGATGGCGCTCACCCCGGGCGGCGTCGACCAGGATCTGGTCCGGTTGGGGCACCAGCGGATCCGGCGGCCGATGTTCCCGTTCGACCCCGAGATGGCCGACCCGGACCTGACCGCGCGGATCATCCCGGCCTCGAACGAGCCGCTGTCCGGAGCGGACGAGTGA